DNA sequence from the Rhizophagus irregularis chromosome 21, complete sequence genome:
tttttaaattcgTGATCCGTTCAATAGTGTAGCAGTTTTCAATAATAAGGTTTAATAATTGAGAAATACAAAATGAAATAAGAGACAGCTTTGGTCaagataataaaaacaaataaacacGTAAAGGACTTAAGTTACCATAAcgtaaaaaattctttattactttgaagatttcaattttaaaatattatctaaaaaaaaattttataaatcataaattaaaaCTTAACTGCATCTGACATGTTACACGACAATACATATAACGTTATAAAACAAATGCTGTAATTTTTTGGgaaaaactccgataaatgatcatttttctagtttattccaaaaaaaactCCGAAACTCCGGCGTACAGtatgatcaattttctaaaaaaatttttttatagggtatgtTAGTTCTAAAGATTCTTATCAATCTTACAATTTACTTTAATAGGaaaagatcaaaaatttaaaagtccGATAGTCATTTCGcgatatttaatacattttcaTAGGATTTAATTTCGGCATATATCGAAAATAGTTAACCAGTTAATCAAtgaattatattgtaaatcaGCTCATTTCCGCAAGATACAATATCGAATAATTTCGTGGTAGTAAAATAAGTATTGTAAGTCCGTAATAATGAAATCATGGTATAAACAAATTGCCTAACTACTCGATAGAATTTCTTCTTAACATGCTCATCTCTTATCGTATAAGTAAAATGATATAATCCTCTTTAAGTTCATGATTCTCCTCTTCATCGTGTAATTTCTTTGTATAACAACCTTTAGAAATTAAGCAAAACCTTGCATGTAATGTCCATTTCATCACAAGTAAATGAATTGATACTACGGCAaacgataaataaaaatcattacattcttacaaattaaaaatgttcGTTCGAACTCCGAACTGCGATACTCACTTGTTATCTTATCGGACTTATCTCATTGAACGTTGCGtaccatttattaaaatttagttaCTCTGAGTGTTTGGCTCCTTGTACTTTTATCGTCCGTGCTTTATTTATCCTTGACAGATTACTCATAATGTAACACTATAACTTCTGCCAATATTTTGCATTCATATTTAGAAATTGTCTTAAGTTTCGATTATCAGATTACTATTTTAGCTAATCATAAAATAGCAGTACATACATGTCAAgcatttttgttataaaaaaaatcaaagatctACATGATCTTTTGAGATCCAATTCTTAATAGTTCGAAAGCTATGCATTTCTCTTTTCAACAATCTTTGAGTATACATGTAGGCGAAAAAGTTCTCGAAAGGTAAAAGATTAATTTCACAAACATTAGTGGTAATAACTAAGAAAGatgcaaatatattttctcacaattatattttattgattgacATTGAATGggaaataatcttattaaatatgctaaaatagatacataatttaataataatttaataacaaacaataaaaagagaCAATAGATTCTAAAAACTAactcaatataatattaaactaaatacaaataattgaGAGTACTTGTGAGACGTGTTTCTAATATTATCCTCATTATTAGAGCTTCAAGCGCCGCTACCGCCGCACTTGAAGTTAGGTACAAAAAAGCCGAGTCGATTGGGCAGTATCCCCATTCATCATCCAAATATTCATATGTTCTGGGTGGGCAAACAAATTGCCTTACCGAGTTTTCTGCTACAGCAAAATTGCTGAAAGCTAAAATAACGAGAACAAACATTAAGA
Encoded proteins:
- a CDS encoding uncharacterized protein (SECRETED:cutsite_AVA-EN; SECRETED:prob_0.9114); SECRETED:SignalP(1-20); translated protein: MKFFLMFVLVILAFSNFAVAENSVRQFVCPPRTYEYLDDEWGYCPIDSAFLYLTSSAAVAALEALIMRIILETRLTSTLNYLYLV